A stretch of the Streptomyces ortus genome encodes the following:
- a CDS encoding ROK family protein, translated as MTEAAKDRSAAPVPVLDVGGTHVTAALVDPGTGRPVVSSVIRRPLGSHAGADGILDDIALTALRLPPGHGPYWGVAMPGPFDYDTGIGRFTGIGKFESLSGVDVGAGLRRRLLDRAERLCFLNDADAFALGEHRAGAAEGHDLVVCLTLGTGIGSSFLRAGLPVHDGPDVPPGGHVHRLDIDGRPLEETVSRRAIRLHHARLTAPHREPDPRHEATLPDVHEIAAAAEQGDSAAAEAFRYAFDALGRALAPWIDRFEATAVVVGGSMAQSWDLFHPAFARGLARAERSPVRVLPARQPAAAPLIGAAHWVRSAAGTS; from the coding sequence GTGACCGAGGCCGCGAAGGACCGGTCGGCCGCGCCCGTCCCCGTCCTCGACGTCGGCGGTACGCACGTCACCGCCGCGCTCGTCGATCCCGGGACAGGCCGCCCCGTGGTGTCGTCGGTGATCCGCAGGCCGCTCGGTTCGCACGCAGGCGCCGACGGCATCCTCGACGACATCGCCCTGACCGCGCTCCGACTGCCGCCCGGACACGGCCCGTACTGGGGGGTGGCGATGCCCGGACCCTTCGACTACGACACCGGCATCGGCCGTTTCACGGGTATCGGCAAGTTCGAGTCCCTGTCCGGTGTGGACGTGGGCGCGGGACTGCGCCGACGGCTCCTCGACCGGGCCGAGCGGCTGTGCTTCCTCAACGACGCCGACGCCTTCGCGCTCGGCGAGCACCGGGCCGGGGCGGCCGAGGGGCACGACCTTGTGGTGTGCCTGACGCTGGGCACGGGCATCGGCTCCTCCTTCCTGCGTGCCGGCCTGCCCGTGCACGACGGCCCCGACGTGCCGCCCGGCGGCCATGTGCACCGGCTGGACATCGACGGCCGCCCGCTGGAGGAGACGGTCTCGCGCCGCGCCATCCGCCTCCACCACGCCCGGCTCACGGCTCCGCACCGGGAGCCGGACCCGCGTCACGAAGCCACCCTGCCGGACGTCCACGAGATCGCCGCGGCGGCCGAACAGGGCGACAGCGCCGCGGCGGAGGCCTTCCGCTACGCTTTCGACGCCCTCGGCAGGGCCCTGGCCCCGTGGATCGACCGCTTCGAGGCCACCGCCGTCGTCGTCGGCGGTTCCATGGCGCAGTCGTGGGACCTGTTCCATCCCGCGTTCGCCCGCGGACTGGCTCGGGCCGAAAGGTCGCCCGTACGTGTCCTGCCGGCCCGGCAGCCCGCGGCGGCACCGCTGATCGGGGCCGCGCACTGGGTCCGCAGCGCGGCGGGCACGTCATGA
- a CDS encoding class I mannose-6-phosphate isomerase, with protein MQSASRSYDPHPSYEPVGGQVTGGWPAAVAALPPGPLVLAVDGPAALDWDALADGLTAAVRLTGRQAQRLDVRDHYAPSAAERITASPHPADDPFFTPLSQASTADLFDSVPQPEKPEGDGVLLVLGPGAALCAPDVLWYADLPKRYAEAAVSKGELPVGANLGRPGAPGDLVRLFYTDWPVLDRHRDAIAGRVDRWIDTQDPSAPASLDGTALRATLEHLAHGPVRTRPYFNSTPWGGQWAASELGFTPQAGNTALGYELIAPEAGVVVGEKDGAQVEIPFQLLCVEHPEAMLGEEGHRRFGTSFPIRFDYLDTMGGGNLSLHLHPREQYMREVFGWPYTQHETYYVTAHEEGARVLLGLTEDANPDVMRGQVEESIADGTPFPVQDHIQTHPSVQGQLFMIPAGTPHASGAGNLVLEVSATPYLYSLRLYDWLRKDAAGASRPLPYAHGFANLDTARRGEDVVKDLVQQPRTLRSGEGWREEVVGALPEMFYAVHRLVVAPEAGIPDDTAGRFHILNVAAGQGAVVETHDGRTHFLAYAETLTVPAAVGPYRVRAVGGDEVRIVKALVVEP; from the coding sequence GTGCAGTCCGCGTCTCGTTCGTACGACCCCCACCCCAGTTACGAACCCGTCGGCGGGCAGGTGACCGGGGGATGGCCGGCCGCGGTCGCCGCGCTGCCGCCCGGTCCGCTCGTCCTGGCCGTGGACGGTCCTGCCGCACTGGACTGGGACGCCCTGGCCGACGGCCTCACGGCGGCCGTGCGCCTCACGGGACGGCAGGCACAGCGGCTGGACGTACGCGATCACTACGCACCCTCCGCCGCCGAACGGATCACGGCATCGCCCCACCCCGCCGACGACCCGTTCTTCACCCCGCTGTCGCAGGCGAGCACCGCGGACCTCTTCGACTCCGTGCCGCAGCCGGAAAAGCCCGAGGGGGACGGCGTGCTGCTGGTCCTCGGGCCGGGCGCGGCGCTCTGCGCACCGGACGTGCTCTGGTACGCCGACCTGCCGAAGCGGTACGCGGAGGCCGCCGTGAGCAAGGGCGAGCTGCCCGTCGGCGCCAACCTGGGGCGTCCCGGCGCGCCGGGCGACCTGGTGCGCCTGTTCTACACCGACTGGCCCGTACTGGACCGCCACCGCGACGCGATCGCCGGCCGGGTGGACCGATGGATCGACACCCAGGACCCGTCGGCGCCCGCCTCCCTGGACGGCACGGCGCTGCGCGCCACGCTGGAACACCTGGCCCACGGGCCCGTCCGTACCCGCCCCTACTTCAACTCCACGCCCTGGGGCGGCCAGTGGGCCGCGAGCGAACTGGGCTTCACCCCGCAGGCCGGCAACACCGCCCTCGGCTACGAACTGATCGCCCCCGAGGCGGGCGTGGTCGTCGGCGAGAAGGACGGAGCGCAGGTCGAGATCCCGTTCCAGCTGCTGTGCGTCGAGCACCCCGAGGCCATGCTCGGCGAAGAGGGGCACCGCCGGTTCGGCACCTCCTTCCCGATCCGCTTCGACTACCTCGACACGATGGGCGGCGGCAACCTCTCCCTGCACCTCCACCCGCGCGAGCAGTACATGCGGGAGGTGTTCGGCTGGCCGTACACCCAGCACGAGACGTACTACGTGACCGCGCACGAGGAGGGCGCCCGCGTACTGCTCGGGCTCACCGAGGACGCGAACCCCGACGTCATGCGCGGCCAGGTGGAGGAGTCCATCGCCGACGGCACCCCCTTCCCCGTCCAGGACCACATCCAGACGCACCCGTCGGTCCAGGGCCAGCTGTTCATGATCCCCGCGGGTACCCCGCACGCCTCCGGCGCCGGGAACCTGGTGCTCGAGGTGAGCGCGACGCCGTACCTGTACTCGCTGCGCCTGTACGACTGGCTGCGCAAGGACGCCGCCGGCGCGTCCCGGCCGTTGCCCTACGCGCACGGCTTCGCCAACCTGGACACGGCACGGCGCGGGGAGGACGTGGTGAAGGACCTGGTCCAGCAGCCGCGTACGCTCCGCTCCGGCGAGGGCTGGCGCGAGGAGGTCGTCGGCGCGCTGCCCGAGATGTTCTACGCGGTCCACCGGCTGGTCGTCGCCCCCGAGGCGGGCATCCCCGACGACACCGCGGGCCGCTTCCACATCCTCAACGTCGCCGCCGGCCAGGGCGCCGTCGTCGAGACCCACGACGGACGCACCCACTTCCTCGCCTACGCGGAGACCCTCACGGTGCCCGCCGCGGTGGGCCCCTACCGGGTGCGCGCCGTGGGCGGCGACGAGGTGCGGATCGTGAAGGCCCTGGTGGTCGAGCCGTGA
- a CDS encoding ABC transporter substrate-binding protein, whose product MSASGRTRSAAAPLARRRLLAGMAAGAATLTAAGCARGDSTSAQPGTTSISNDNATWDDGYRAAGRALEKITGYALRPLSNPSVTSYQQVVQMTLQTSKATDLVKWASGYQLKRLARAGGLTDLSGVWAKYQAKGWVRGASRDAVAYRGKVYGIPLYESYYVLFYSKPVFKKLGLSEPRSWDELLHCAEVLKRNKITPFLASQVGGWPAIEWFQELVTKVDPRFYQKLVTGEASYTDDPAREAMDIWHDFMRKGWMTSPDFDQARGPGALKAGTVGMFLHGTWQAQGMTAAGMKPGADYGAFILPTVKSATPKSVIAESGVFTVPARASSHDAALANVGSWLAPPVQRVWSDFLQDSSANPTVRSDNPVVAALQRDVAKEHRIPLIRYWEASPPSLIQGNTNDLGGFMAGQTSPETTLRRMQERAQDEWAAWRRDEA is encoded by the coding sequence ATGTCAGCATCGGGCAGGACCCGAAGTGCGGCCGCGCCGCTCGCCCGGCGCCGCCTTCTTGCCGGGATGGCCGCGGGCGCGGCCACGCTCACGGCAGCAGGCTGCGCCCGCGGAGACAGCACGTCGGCGCAACCGGGCACCACGAGCATCTCCAACGACAACGCGACCTGGGACGACGGTTACCGGGCGGCCGGACGCGCGCTGGAGAAGATCACCGGCTACGCGCTGCGGCCGTTGTCCAACCCTTCGGTGACCTCGTACCAGCAGGTCGTCCAGATGACGCTGCAGACGTCCAAGGCCACCGACCTGGTCAAGTGGGCCTCGGGCTACCAGCTCAAGCGCCTCGCCCGGGCCGGCGGCCTCACGGACCTGTCGGGCGTCTGGGCGAAGTACCAAGCGAAGGGATGGGTGCGCGGCGCCTCACGGGACGCGGTGGCGTACCGGGGGAAGGTGTACGGCATCCCCCTCTACGAGTCGTACTACGTGCTGTTCTACAGCAAGCCGGTGTTCAAGAAGCTCGGGCTGTCCGAGCCCCGGAGCTGGGACGAGCTGCTGCACTGCGCCGAGGTCCTCAAGCGAAACAAGATCACGCCGTTCCTGGCGAGTCAGGTCGGCGGCTGGCCCGCGATCGAGTGGTTCCAGGAGCTGGTGACCAAGGTCGACCCGCGGTTCTACCAGAAACTGGTCACCGGCGAGGCCTCGTACACCGACGACCCGGCCCGCGAGGCGATGGACATCTGGCACGACTTCATGCGCAAGGGCTGGATGACGTCGCCCGACTTCGACCAGGCCCGGGGACCCGGCGCGCTGAAGGCCGGGACGGTCGGCATGTTCCTGCACGGCACCTGGCAGGCCCAGGGAATGACCGCGGCCGGCATGAAGCCGGGCGCGGACTACGGGGCGTTCATCCTGCCCACCGTGAAGTCCGCGACACCGAAGAGCGTGATCGCCGAGTCGGGCGTCTTCACGGTGCCCGCCCGTGCCTCCTCGCACGACGCCGCCCTGGCGAACGTCGGCTCGTGGCTCGCCCCGCCCGTCCAGCGGGTGTGGAGCGACTTCCTGCAGGACAGCTCCGCCAACCCGACGGTGCGGTCCGACAACCCGGTGGTGGCGGCGCTGCAGCGGGACGTGGCCAAGGAGCACCGGATCCCGCTGATCCGCTACTGGGAGGCCAGCCCGCCGAGCCTCATCCAGGGCAACACCAACGACCTGGGCGGGTTCATGGCCGGGCAGACCTCACCGGAGACCACGCTGCGCCGGATGCAGGAGCGCGCACAAGACGAATGGGCAGCCTGGAGGCGCGACGAGGCATGA
- a CDS encoding carbohydrate ABC transporter permease, with the protein MSTSTTDRPATGGSRRTPPAGGEPRPVRRDTWISGRERLTAGGFMAPAVLLVSVFLLAPFVWTIHRSFFADTRTSPFSWFDNYTRFASDPALTRSIQNTLLWVVGTVVLPFVLGLAIACMTDATRFSRLARLCVVLPYALSGSAVAVVWNFMLTTDGAVNQVLTTVGLDSFAQGWLLTWPGNTLVMILANAWQATGVAVILFLVGLQSIPPETLEAGSLDGAGSWQQFRYIVLPQLRPVSIIVIGMSLVNGLKSFDLIWVLTQGGPGRATETLAVSMYNETFLELRPGAGAAIAVVLTVIVLAASWLYLRRQLDVKGE; encoded by the coding sequence ATGAGTACTTCCACGACCGACCGACCCGCCACCGGCGGGAGCAGACGGACACCGCCCGCCGGCGGGGAGCCGCGTCCCGTGCGGCGGGACACCTGGATCAGCGGGCGCGAGCGCCTGACGGCCGGGGGGTTCATGGCACCGGCCGTGCTCCTGGTCTCGGTGTTCCTGCTCGCCCCGTTCGTGTGGACCATCCACCGCAGCTTCTTCGCCGACACCCGGACCTCCCCCTTCAGCTGGTTCGACAACTACACCCGCTTCGCCTCCGACCCGGCCCTGACCCGCTCGATCCAGAACACCCTGCTGTGGGTGGTGGGCACGGTCGTGCTCCCCTTCGTGCTCGGGCTGGCCATCGCCTGCATGACCGACGCCACCCGCTTCTCGCGCCTCGCGCGGCTGTGTGTCGTCCTCCCGTACGCGCTCTCGGGCTCCGCGGTGGCGGTGGTCTGGAACTTCATGCTCACCACCGACGGCGCCGTCAACCAGGTCCTGACCACGGTGGGCCTCGACTCGTTCGCCCAGGGGTGGCTGCTGACCTGGCCGGGCAACACCCTCGTGATGATCCTCGCCAACGCCTGGCAGGCGACCGGTGTGGCCGTCATCCTCTTCCTGGTCGGACTCCAGTCCATCCCGCCGGAGACCCTGGAGGCCGGTTCCCTGGACGGGGCGGGGAGCTGGCAGCAGTTCCGGTACATCGTCCTGCCGCAGCTGCGCCCCGTGTCGATCATCGTGATCGGCATGAGCCTGGTCAACGGCCTCAAGTCGTTCGACCTGATCTGGGTGCTCACCCAAGGAGGCCCGGGCCGGGCCACGGAGACCCTCGCGGTGTCCATGTACAACGAGACCTTCCTGGAACTGCGGCCCGGCGCGGGAGCGGCGATCGCCGTCGTCCTCACCGTCATCGTCCTGGCGGCCTCCTGGCTCTATCTGCGCCGTCAGCTCGACGTGAAAGGCGAATGA
- a CDS encoding carbohydrate ABC transporter permease, giving the protein MTMSLGRVLRTGTVAVLALLWLVPTWLLVVNALVPAESYSGSPHWFPTEFGLFDNMSQAWDRANLGPAFGNSLLYSVVSALASAVLAAGAAFATIIMPVKHRALWFWVIYSGTLLPLQVFIRPLFLSYAESSLYDTQFGLVLIYTAIAIPFAFFVMRNYALTLPKEVVEAARLDGASWWRLFWQIHVPLTRSAMIAVFVFQFVAVWNDLMFGITLTTSRNIRPVMAALADLQGNYSNVGPPVVLAGALLVSLPTLVLFFSAQRFFISSLKIHR; this is encoded by the coding sequence ATGACCATGTCCCTCGGCCGCGTCCTGCGCACCGGCACCGTCGCGGTGCTCGCCCTGCTCTGGTTGGTCCCGACCTGGCTCCTGGTGGTCAACGCCCTGGTGCCGGCCGAAAGCTACTCGGGCAGCCCGCACTGGTTCCCGACGGAGTTCGGACTGTTCGACAACATGTCCCAGGCCTGGGACCGGGCCAACCTGGGCCCGGCGTTCGGCAACAGCCTGCTGTACTCCGTCGTCAGCGCGCTGGCCTCCGCCGTACTGGCCGCGGGCGCCGCCTTCGCCACGATCATCATGCCCGTGAAGCACCGGGCGCTGTGGTTCTGGGTGATCTACTCCGGCACGCTGCTGCCCCTGCAGGTCTTCATCCGCCCGCTGTTCCTGTCGTACGCGGAATCGTCCCTGTACGACACCCAGTTCGGGCTCGTGCTGATCTACACGGCGATCGCGATCCCCTTCGCCTTCTTCGTCATGCGCAACTACGCCCTCACCCTGCCGAAGGAGGTCGTGGAGGCCGCGCGCCTGGACGGCGCGTCCTGGTGGCGGCTGTTCTGGCAGATCCACGTACCGCTCACCAGATCCGCCATGATCGCCGTGTTCGTGTTCCAGTTCGTGGCCGTGTGGAACGACCTGATGTTCGGCATCACGCTGACCACGAGCCGCAACATCCGGCCGGTCATGGCCGCGCTCGCCGACCTGCAGGGCAACTACTCCAACGTCGGTCCCCCGGTCGTGCTGGCCGGCGCCCTGCTGGTCTCCCTGCCGACGCTGGTGCTGTTCTTCTCCGCGCAGCGCTTCTTCATCAGCAGCCTCAAGATCCACCGCTGA
- a CDS encoding glycoside hydrolase family 76 protein gives MPRPLLRRATVTAVCAGLLWTAAPAHAGTDRPDRPRPVPQSLWADRATETYRALQTRLYEGTDQHGLYLEHTPRQASDPAHSFLWPFREAAAAAVDMQELPRTGQAYRADAAERFDTFELYHSGGERPGYQSYLPAPLGPGGDVYYDDNAVVALSQLDQYESTGDRTFLRRAENVIPVVTRAWDGDTAKACPGGMDWVDSPNNNVRATNVTSLSAQLAARLYEHTHKRAYLEKAEQWYGWVASCMRKAPGLYVNDRNDDGSINETLWTYNSGAMIGTATALYRGTGKSAWLTKAVTDADASLAYWAQDTRLHDQPAIFNTFYFKDLLDLDAIRPNPAYRQTMSDYADSTYRTNRDASDGLFRFQPSNGGDYDPQAPAATLNQSAMVQIFATLARGDRHGHGPK, from the coding sequence ATGCCGCGACCGCTGCTCCGCCGTGCCACCGTGACCGCCGTCTGCGCGGGCCTGCTCTGGACCGCCGCCCCCGCACACGCCGGCACCGACCGTCCCGACCGGCCCCGCCCCGTCCCGCAGTCCCTGTGGGCCGACCGCGCCACCGAGACCTACCGGGCCCTGCAGACCCGTCTGTACGAGGGCACGGACCAGCACGGTCTGTACCTGGAGCACACCCCGCGACAGGCGAGCGACCCGGCGCACTCCTTCCTGTGGCCGTTCCGCGAGGCCGCCGCTGCGGCCGTCGACATGCAGGAACTCCCGCGCACCGGCCAGGCCTACCGCGCGGACGCGGCGGAGCGCTTCGACACGTTCGAGCTGTACCACTCCGGCGGCGAGCGGCCCGGCTACCAGTCGTACCTGCCCGCCCCGCTCGGCCCGGGCGGCGACGTCTACTACGACGACAACGCCGTGGTCGCCCTGAGCCAGCTCGACCAGTACGAGTCCACCGGCGACAGGACGTTCCTGCGGCGGGCCGAGAACGTCATACCGGTCGTCACCCGCGCCTGGGACGGCGACACCGCCAAAGCCTGTCCGGGCGGCATGGACTGGGTCGACTCCCCCAACAACAACGTCCGGGCCACCAACGTCACCTCCCTCTCGGCGCAGCTCGCCGCCCGGCTCTACGAGCACACCCACAAGCGTGCCTACCTGGAGAAGGCCGAGCAGTGGTACGGCTGGGTGGCCTCCTGCATGCGCAAGGCCCCGGGGCTGTACGTCAACGATCGCAACGACGACGGCAGCATCAACGAGACCCTGTGGACGTACAACTCGGGCGCCATGATCGGCACGGCGACGGCCCTGTACCGCGGGACCGGCAAGTCCGCCTGGCTGACCAAGGCCGTCACCGACGCCGACGCTTCTCTCGCGTACTGGGCGCAAGATACCCGGCTGCACGACCAGCCGGCCATCTTCAACACCTTCTACTTCAAGGACCTGCTGGACCTGGACGCGATCCGCCCCAACCCGGCCTATCGGCAGACCATGAGCGACTACGCGGACAGCACGTACCGGACCAACCGGGACGCCTCCGACGGGCTGTTCCGCTTCCAGCCGTCGAACGGCGGCGACTACGACCCGCAGGCCCCGGCCGCGACCCTCAACCAGTCGGCCATGGTGCAGATCTTCGCCACCCTGGCCCGCGGCGACCGGCACGGTCACGGGCCCAAGTAG